Proteins encoded together in one Anopheles darlingi chromosome 3, idAnoDarlMG_H_01, whole genome shotgun sequence window:
- the LOC125955428 gene encoding histone H4-like produces the protein MTGRGKGGKGLGKGGAKRHRKVLRDNIQGITKPAIRRLARRGGVKRISGLIYEETRGVLKVFLENVIRDAVTYTEHAKRKTVTAMDVVYALKRQMTGRGKGGKGLGKGGAKRHRKVLRDNIQGITKPAIRRLARRGGVKRISGLIYEETRGVLKVFLENVIRDAVTYTEHAKRKTVTAMDVVYALKRQGRTLYGFGG, from the exons atgactggccgcggaaagggaggaaaaggtttgggcaaaggaggagccaagcgtcatcggaaagtgctgcgcgataacatccagggcatcaccaagccggccatccgtcgtctggctcgccgtggcggagtgaagcgtatctccggcctgatctacgaggaaacgcgtggagtgctgaaagtgttcctcgagaacgtgatccgcgatgccgttacctacacggaacatgccaagcgcaagaccgtcacggccatggatgtggtgtacgctctgaagcgtcag atgactggccgcggaaagggaggaaaaggtttgggcaaaggaggagccaagcgtcatcggaaagtgctgcgcgataacatccagggcatcaccaagccggccatccgtcgtctggctcgccgtggcggagtgaagcgtatctccggcctgatctacgaggaaacgcgtggagtgctgaaagtgttcctcgagaacgtgatccgcgatgccgttacctacacggaacatgccaagcgcaagaccgtcacggccatggatgtggtgtacgccctgaagcgtcagggccgcactctgtacggtttcggaggctaa
- the LOC125956458 gene encoding histone H4, giving the protein MTGRGKGGKGLGKGGAKRHRKVLRDNIQGITKPAIRRLARRGGVKRISGLIYEETRGVLKVFLENVIRDAVTYTEHAKRKTVTAMDVVYALKRQGRTLYGFGG; this is encoded by the coding sequence atgactggccgcggaaagggaggaaaaggtttgggcaaaggaggagccaagcgtcatcggaaagtgctgcgcgataacatccagggcatcaccaagccggccatccgtcgtctggctcgccgtggcggagtgaagcgtatctccggcctgatctacgaggaaacgcgtggagtgctgaaagtgttcctcgagaacgtgatccgcgatgccgttacctatacggaacatgccaagcgcaagaccgtcacggccatggatgtggtgtacgctctgaagcgtcagggccgcactctgtacggtttcggaggctaa
- the LOC125955427 gene encoding histone H4-like — protein sequence MTGRGKGGKGLGKGGAKRHRKVLRDNIQGITKPAIRRLARRGGVKRISGLIYEETRGVLKVFLENVIRDAVTYTEHAKRKTVTAMDVVYALKRQMTGRGKGGKGLGKGGAKRHRKVLRDNIQGITKPAIRRLARRGGVKRISGLIYEETRGVLKVFLENVIRDAVTYTEHAKRKTVTAMDVVYALKRQGRTLYGFGG from the exons atgactggccgcggaaagggaggaaaaggtttgggcaaaggaggagccaagcgtcatcggaaagtgctgcgcgataacatccagggcatcaccaagccggccatccgtcgtctggctcgccgtggcggagtgaagcgtatctccggcctgatctacgaggaaacgcgtggagtgctgaaagtgttcctcgagaacgtgatccgcgatgccgttacctatacggaacatgccaagcgcaagaccgtcacggccatggatgtggtgtacgctctgaagcgtcag atgactggccgcggaaagggaggaaaaggtttgggcaaaggaggagccaagcgtcatcggaaagtgctgcgcgataacatccagggcatcaccaagccggccatccgtcgtctggctcgccgtggcggagtgaagcgtatctccggcctgatctacgaggaaacgcgtggagtgctgaaagtgttcctcgagaacgtgatccgcgatgccgttacctatacggaacatgccaagcgcaagaccgtcacggccatggatgtggtgtacgctctgaagcgtcagggccgcactctgtacggtttcggaggctaa